In Odocoileus virginianus isolate 20LAN1187 ecotype Illinois chromosome 5, Ovbor_1.2, whole genome shotgun sequence, a single window of DNA contains:
- the LOC110134685 gene encoding thymosin beta-4-like, producing the protein MFQGIPEWILNMPCGHSAAATAQTRLHSLAAHSAPSATMSDKPNLAEIEKFDKSKLKKTETQEKNPLPSKETIE; encoded by the exons ATGTTTCAGGGAATCCCGGAATG GATTTTAAACATGCCTTGTGGGCACTCGGCGGCGGCCACAGCGCAGACCAGACTTCACTCGCTTGCAGCTCACTCCGCGCCCTCTGCAACAATGTCTGACAAGCCCAATTTGGCTGAGATTGAGAAGTTCGATAAATCGAAATTGAAGAAAACGGAAACGCAAGAGAAAAATCCACTGCCTTCGAAAGAAACGATTGAATAG